The following DNA comes from Gloeocapsa sp. DLM2.Bin57.
ACAAGTCAAATAACTCTATCGGGTTAAGGGGGGCTTCGGCTTCCATTAACCCTGCCCGAGTGTAGTTTTGTCGTAAATCAGCTACAGATAACTTATTCATTTTCTGAGTATTTTTGTGCTAAAGTTAAGAAATTACTAATAAACTAAGATAAATTTAATAAATTTTAACATAAACTTTTACTCAAAGCCTAACAGGTATTTGCTTCAATGACGCAATTTCGGATTTCTCAATCAATCAATAACTCCTCTCCTGGGTTTCAAGGAGAAGTTAAGGAATTAGAAGGATTGCTCAGGGATATTCAACCTCAACATCATCCGAAAATAATCAGTTTTTCCCAAAGAATAGATAACCTTGATCCTCTCGATTTTTTAGCGACAATCTCTCTAACCAAACAGTTATATTTTTATTGGGAAAATCCCCGTCAGTCAGAAGCTATCATCGCTTATGGGACGATTAGATGTTTAAAGTTAAATTCAGCAGATAGATTTAGGCGATCGCAACAATTTATTAACAACTGTTTAACCGAAATTCTCACAATTGGGGACTTACAACTTCCTGGTAGTGGTCCTCATTTTTTTTGCAGTTTTAGTTTTTTTGAGCAACAAAGAAAAGAGGCTCAATTTCCTAGTGCAACAATATTTTTACCAGAGATACAAATTTATTGCCAAAAAAATAGTACGGTTTTAGTAATCAATACTTTAGCCAAAAACTTAAATAAGATAAACTTGATAATTAGTAAAATTAAAGCTAAAGTCAATACTAAAATAACGATTAATCATGAGAAGAAAAACACTTATCTAACTATTCAAGATAAAGATAGAGAATTTAAACAATCAGTCAACTCAGCCTTAACATCAATTGAGCAGAAAAAGTTTAGTAAAATAGTATTAGCTCACGCTATAGACTTAACAGCATCTCAACCATTTAACCTGATAAAATCCTTACAAAACTTGCGTCAACAACATCCCGATTGTTACTTATTTGCCACTAGTAATGGTGAAGATATTCATTTTATAGGAGCAAGTCCTGAAAGACTATTAACTATTAATAATAAACAACTAATCACTGATGCTTTAGCTGGTTCAGCCCCTAGAGGTAAAACAGTAGAAGAAGACAAACAAATTGGTGAATTACTATTAAATAACGAAAAAGAAAGAAGGGAACATGAAGCAGTAAGAGAATTTATTCAACAACGCTTGCGTCAATTAGGTTTAGAACCAAAAATTATGCCACTAGAACTACTACAATTAGCTAACATTCAACATTTGTGGACAGCTATTTACGCAGAAATTCCCCCCAGACTTCACCCCTTAGACATTGTCGCACAACTGCACCCCACTCCAGCAGTAGCAGGAGTCCCCACAGAAACAGCTTGTCAAGAAATCAGACGCTATGAATCTTTTGAACGTTCCCTTTATGCAGCCCCCATAGGTTGGCTAGATTACCAAGGTAATAGTAAATTTATCGTGGGGATTCGTTCGGCTTTAATACAAGGTAATCAAGCTAGATTATACGGTGGAGCAGGGATAGTAGCGGGTTCAACCCCTGACAAAGAGTATGCGGAAGTACAACTTAAGTTACAGTCTTTATTAAAGACTTTAGTTTAGGATAAGTTAGGTATTAGGTGGAACGGTGGAACGGTTGAACGGTGCTATTATTCCTATATAATATGCTCAGAAGCTCCCACTCTCCCCCTCTCCCACTCTCTTCCCTCAAAGGATAACTTTTGAGTCCTAATTTAAGTCTCTATTACTATATAACCATTCCCATTCCTGAGTCAAACCATTAGTAAGGGAGACTTGAGGTTGATAATTAAGGATTTTTTGCGCTTTAGAAATATCAGCACTGGTATGACGCGCGTCACCCCTAGCGGGAGATAGATAATTACGGATCAGAGGTTGATTAATAATTTTTTCAATTTGATCGAGTACTTCTGTTAAAACTACCCTACTACCACCACCGATATTAAATACCTCTCCGACAGCATCTTTAACGTTAGCAGCAGCTAAATTAGCAGCTACGATATCACTAATAAAGGTAAAATCCCGGGTTTGTTGTCCATCTCCATAGACATCAATTGGTTGAGAATTTAACGCAGCTTTAAAGAACTTGTGAAAAGCCATATCAGGACGTTGACGCGGTCCATAAACGGTAAAATAGCGTAAAGCAGTAACAGGTACACCAAAATTTTGCTGATATAACCAACACATTCTCTCTGCAGCTAGTTTAGTAATACCATAAGGTGAGACTGGTTGAGGACATACTGACTCAGGAGTAGGGAAAGTTTCCGCATTACCATAGACAGAGGATGTAGAAGCAAATACCAGACGTTGAAGAGACTTACTTTCTTTAGCAGCTTCTAGGATAATTTGAGTCGCGTTAATATTTCTGGTGGTATAGTCAGAGAAGCTTTTACCCCAACTCGCCCTTACTCCCGCTTGTGCAGCTTGATGATACAGATATTCGACTGAGTCTAATAACTCCAACCAGTTCAAGTGTAGGATATCTCCCTCAATCAGCTTAAATGAATCATATTTAGTTAAATTACTAACATTTTGGCGTTTAAGTTTGGGGTTATAATAATCATTAAAGCTATCAATGCCAATAACTCGTTCTCCTTGATTAAGTAGAGTTTCAGCTAAATTAGAGCCAATAAAACCCGCTACACCAGTTACTAAGTGAATCGCCATCTAAAATTTATTCCTAAAACTTCCATAATAACAGAAACGCTATATTTTTAATCGGTCAATAGTTTCTCTTACCTCATCAGCAGAAGCTTTAGTAATCAAACTAACTTTAAAGCTCTCATCTTGACTAAGATATTCAGCATAAGCTGACTGTAAATAGGGTCGATAATCCTGATTATTTAACAGATGAACCTGAAAAAAAGCTAGAGAAATAGCATTGACATAACTACCAATCAGACTTTGACTTGGGAAACTCAAATGATTAGTCGCGTTAAGTGCTTCTTGAATTCCACCATCGAGTTTAGTAAAATTAACGTGAGCTTGTCCTTCAATTAATCCCCAATATTTATCAGCACTACTTAACCAAGTAAAAGGTACAGCTTGTTCAAAAATAGGAGGAGCAGCAGGATCTTTTGAACCAGATAAGAAGATAACGGGAATATCGATGTTACTAATACCAGTTTCTCCAAAAATATAGCGATTTACGGGATTACCAACTAAAACAGCTTTAACACGATGATCACGAAACTGATAATTTTCTCGGGGTAATTCTAAAGCTTGACATTGTAGCAATAAAGCAACATCTACAGCGCCATAAAGACGATCACACCCTTGCTGAAGGTAATTAAAATCTATTGTAGCACCAGCTGTAGCTAAGGCAGTATAACCACCAAAAGAATGACCACCTACCCCTACACTTTCTACATC
Coding sequences within:
- a CDS encoding isochorismate synthase translates to MTQFRISQSINNSSPGFQGEVKELEGLLRDIQPQHHPKIISFSQRIDNLDPLDFLATISLTKQLYFYWENPRQSEAIIAYGTIRCLKLNSADRFRRSQQFINNCLTEILTIGDLQLPGSGPHFFCSFSFFEQQRKEAQFPSATIFLPEIQIYCQKNSTVLVINTLAKNLNKINLIISKIKAKVNTKITINHEKKNTYLTIQDKDREFKQSVNSALTSIEQKKFSKIVLAHAIDLTASQPFNLIKSLQNLRQQHPDCYLFATSNGEDIHFIGASPERLLTINNKQLITDALAGSAPRGKTVEEDKQIGELLLNNEKERREHEAVREFIQQRLRQLGLEPKIMPLELLQLANIQHLWTAIYAEIPPRLHPLDIVAQLHPTPAVAGVPTETACQEIRRYESFERSLYAAPIGWLDYQGNSKFIVGIRSALIQGNQARLYGGAGIVAGSTPDKEYAEVQLKLQSLLKTLV
- a CDS encoding NAD-dependent epimerase/dehydratase family protein, encoding MAIHLVTGVAGFIGSNLAETLLNQGERVIGIDSFNDYYNPKLKRQNVSNLTKYDSFKLIEGDILHLNWLELLDSVEYLYHQAAQAGVRASWGKSFSDYTTRNINATQIILEAAKESKSLQRLVFASTSSVYGNAETFPTPESVCPQPVSPYGITKLAAERMCWLYQQNFGVPVTALRYFTVYGPRQRPDMAFHKFFKAALNSQPIDVYGDGQQTRDFTFISDIVAANLAAANVKDAVGEVFNIGGGSRVVLTEVLDQIEKIINQPLIRNYLSPARGDARHTSADISKAQKILNYQPQVSLTNGLTQEWEWLYSNRDLN